AAAGCATTACTTAAGGGTAACCTTTGCTCCGAGTTCTTCGAGTTTCTTCTTGAGAGCTTCGGCGTCAGCCTTCGGTGCAGCTTCCTTGATGACGCTGTTGGCAGTTTCGACGACCTTCTTAGCTTCAGCGAGGCCGAGACCCGTGATAGCGCGAACTTCCTTGAGGATAGCCATCTTCTTGGCCGGATCGATTTCGGCGAGGATGACGTCGAATTCGGTCTTTTCTTCAGCAGGAGCTGCAGCAGCTGCAGCCATAACTACAGCGCCACCGGCAGCGGCTTCGATGCCGTGGGTTTCTTTAAGGTAGTCAGCCAAAGCCTTGGCTTCGAGAAGGGTAAGACCAACGATTTGATCGCCCAATGCCTTGATATCAGTTGCCATGATGTGTTTCTCCGATTATTCCGTTTAAAATTTTTGGTTTGTGGTTTGTTGTTAAGCTTCCGCTGCAGCAGGGGCTGCTTCGGAACCCGATTCTTTTTCCAGTTTTTCCTGGAGGGTCTTGAGCTGACCGGCGATCGTGGAGCCAGGTCCGAGAGCGATAGAGACGATCATTGCGATCATGCCCTTACGATCCGGAATCTTGGAGAGGTTCACGACTTCGGAGCCCGGCATTGCCTTGCCATCAAGGTAAATGCTCTTGGCAACCAAGAAATCAGGGTTTGCTTTGTGGAATGCTTCAATTTCGCGAGCCGGCAGGAGCGGGTCTTCTTCGAAACCGACCATCACAGACGTTGCGCCAGTGAGGGAATCGTTGAGACCTTCAACCTTGAGTGCTTCGAGAACGCGCTTGAGAAGAGTGTTCTTCACAGCGTGGTACTTGACACCCTTAGCAGCGAGGGCCTTGCGGAGGGCATTGTCCTTGTCGACAGTGATGCCCTGGAAATTGAGCAGATAGACGGCGGTAGCGCCCTTGAAGGACTCGACGAGCGCGTCCACGGTCTGTTGTTTTTTAACTACAGCTTTCATGGTTTCTCCTAGCGCGTCAGTGCCATATCAAGTTTGATGCCCGGGGCCATCGTAGCCGTCAATGTGAGGCTCTTGATGTAAGTGCCCTTAGAAGATTGAGGCTTGTTCTTCACAACAGAGTCGATGACAGACTTCGTGTTTTCAACGAGCTGATCGGCAGTGAAGGAAAGCTTGCCAACCGGAGCGTGGACGTTAGCGCCCTTGTCAACGCGGTAGGAAATCTTACCGGCCTTGAGTTCCTTGACGGTCTGAGCGACGTTAACAGTCACCGTACCAGCCTTGGGGCTCGGCATCATACCACGAGGACCGAGGACACGTGCGACCTTACTAATCACCGGCATCATGTCGGGAGTAGCAACGACGGCGTCGAAATCCAGCCAGCCTTCCTGAATCTTCTGAACCAAGTCGGCACCACCAGCGTAGTCAGCACCTGCGGCTTTGGCAACTTCAAGGTTGTTGTCCTTGCAGAACACCAAGACGCGGACCTGACGACCGGTACCATGCGGAAGCACGACAGTGCCACGAACCACTTGGTCGGAATGTTTTGGGTCCACACCGAGATTGAAGTGTACTTCGACCGTCTGGTCGAACTTCAATTCGGACTTTTTGAGTATTTCGATTGCTTCCTTCAAATCGTACGCTTTGGTGCGATCGAAAGATTCAGCAATCTTTTTGTATTTTTTTCCTCTGAACATGAAATTTTCCTGTCAGATACGTAACGGTGAATTACCTGCCTCAGTCAACCACTTCAATACCCATGGAACGAGCAGTGCCCGCAACCATGCGCTTGGCGGCTTCGAGGTCGATTGTGTTTAGATCCGGCATCTTCTTTTGGGCGATTTCCGTGATCTGGGCTTGAGTGATCTTGCCAACTTTCTTACGGTTGGGTTCACCAGAGCCGCTCTGCACGCCAGTAGCCTTCTTGATGAGGGCCGGAACCG
The nucleotide sequence above comes from Fibrobacter sp. UWB16. Encoded proteins:
- the rplL gene encoding 50S ribosomal protein L7/L12, with amino-acid sequence MATDIKALGDQIVGLTLLEAKALADYLKETHGIEAAAGGAVVMAAAAAAPAEEKTEFDVILAEIDPAKKMAILKEVRAITGLGLAEAKKVVETANSVIKEAAPKADAEALKKKLEELGAKVTLK
- the rplA gene encoding 50S ribosomal protein L1, translating into MFRGKKYKKIAESFDRTKAYDLKEAIEILKKSELKFDQTVEVHFNLGVDPKHSDQVVRGTVVLPHGTGRQVRVLVFCKDNNLEVAKAAGADYAGGADLVQKIQEGWLDFDAVVATPDMMPVISKVARVLGPRGMMPSPKAGTVTVNVAQTVKELKAGKISYRVDKGANVHAPVGKLSFTADQLVENTKSVIDSVVKNKPQSSKGTYIKSLTLTATMAPGIKLDMALTR
- the rplJ gene encoding 50S ribosomal protein L10 — encoded protein: MKAVVKKQQTVDALVESFKGATAVYLLNFQGITVDKDNALRKALAAKGVKYHAVKNTLLKRVLEALKVEGLNDSLTGATSVMVGFEEDPLLPAREIEAFHKANPDFLVAKSIYLDGKAMPGSEVVNLSKIPDRKGMIAMIVSIALGPGSTIAGQLKTLQEKLEKESGSEAAPAAAEA